The Actinopolyspora erythraea genome has a segment encoding these proteins:
- a CDS encoding glycoside hydrolase domain-containing protein, which yields MDEKVLEAQQWVNTTYGGIAGYQKCDEDGRTGWGTMWSLTMGLQHELGISPVVANFGPGTLAGVRDLGDIGFGWDANPNIVRIIQHALFCKGYWGANSYGGYGTVTTEAVKEMRVNMGLPEGGTGTSGGQVTPKIFKALLTMDAYIILGGGRQEVREIQRWLNGRYWTRSNYFIGPCDGHFSRDVQQALMKALQYEMNVPGPNGNFGPGTEAGLKRNPQSVGSSGPITQLFHAACIFNEPVPGAPAGVGFRDDYTSATATFVRKFQEFSALPVTGEGDFTTWAQLLVSTGDPDRPANSCDTRFTITASRAQALYEAGYRAVGRYLAEPPSSDLDKEIKDGELRNIFDAGLRCFPIWQYNARDLEDFNYSSGYQHGLQAHDRGEHYGFNWGTVIYFAVDYDATDPEITSNIIPYFQGVQGALNSQGSRFIPGVYGSRNVCARASSEAYVSHSFVSGMSWGFSGNLGFPLPLNWAFNQIKEFEFHNGDDVFDLDRVVHRPGADFGADSINRETTPVDDFLAYLEQVHELARSYDSSRASKLTLEWMRYPKYNDWKWRANFELVDEGFVAKCRDAGLRTSKHHNYQDPSAGLTIHVDHLCATANAYLLEGAGKGAEIELGDLGGWCGDLITFYGEWVRDEDENKDGHKYAMDRLAKSNVRTTFMLSDLIEDVDGYHIGTAVKAGANVVTEFRNLLSGGGHQSRFGRFFSERYGSTTEVVNGAVECLTGVPAAPDDAVKYAASREGLIIKQSGELIDPASITSSDLRDFCQGYADTLNSLRGLEGQ from the coding sequence ATGGACGAAAAGGTCCTCGAAGCCCAGCAATGGGTGAACACCACCTACGGCGGCATAGCCGGGTACCAGAAATGCGACGAGGACGGCCGGACCGGGTGGGGCACCATGTGGTCCCTCACGATGGGGCTGCAGCACGAGCTGGGCATCTCGCCGGTGGTCGCGAACTTCGGCCCCGGCACCCTGGCCGGGGTGCGGGACCTCGGCGACATCGGGTTCGGGTGGGACGCCAACCCCAACATCGTGCGGATCATCCAGCACGCCCTGTTCTGCAAGGGCTACTGGGGCGCGAACAGCTACGGCGGCTACGGAACCGTCACGACCGAGGCCGTCAAGGAGATGCGGGTCAACATGGGCCTGCCGGAAGGCGGGACGGGAACCTCCGGAGGCCAGGTCACCCCGAAGATCTTCAAGGCGTTGCTGACGATGGACGCTTACATCATTCTCGGCGGTGGCAGGCAGGAGGTGCGGGAGATCCAGCGCTGGTTGAACGGCCGGTACTGGACGAGGTCGAACTACTTCATCGGCCCGTGCGACGGTCACTTCTCGCGCGACGTGCAGCAGGCGTTGATGAAGGCCCTGCAGTACGAGATGAACGTTCCCGGCCCGAACGGGAACTTCGGTCCCGGGACGGAGGCCGGTCTGAAGCGGAACCCGCAGTCCGTCGGCTCCTCCGGTCCGATTACCCAGCTGTTCCACGCCGCGTGCATCTTCAACGAACCGGTCCCAGGCGCGCCGGCCGGCGTGGGGTTCCGGGACGACTACACCTCCGCGACGGCCACGTTCGTCAGAAAGTTCCAGGAGTTCTCCGCACTGCCCGTCACCGGCGAAGGGGACTTCACGACTTGGGCACAGCTGCTGGTGTCCACGGGTGATCCCGACCGCCCGGCGAACTCGTGTGACACGCGATTCACCATCACCGCTTCCCGCGCCCAGGCGTTGTACGAGGCCGGCTACCGCGCGGTGGGCCGCTACCTGGCAGAGCCCCCGAGCAGCGACCTGGACAAGGAGATCAAGGACGGGGAGCTGCGGAATATCTTCGACGCGGGTCTGCGATGCTTCCCGATCTGGCAGTACAACGCTCGCGATCTGGAGGACTTCAACTACTCCTCCGGGTACCAGCACGGACTGCAAGCCCATGATCGGGGAGAGCACTACGGGTTCAACTGGGGAACCGTGATCTACTTCGCCGTCGACTACGACGCCACGGATCCGGAGATCACCTCGAACATCATCCCCTACTTCCAGGGGGTACAGGGCGCCCTCAACAGCCAGGGGAGCAGATTCATCCCCGGCGTGTACGGCTCGCGGAACGTGTGCGCCCGAGCCAGCTCCGAGGCGTACGTGTCGCACTCCTTCGTGTCCGGCATGTCCTGGGGCTTCTCCGGCAACCTCGGTTTCCCGCTGCCGCTGAACTGGGCGTTCAACCAGATCAAGGAGTTCGAGTTCCACAACGGTGACGACGTCTTCGACCTAGACCGGGTGGTACACCGTCCGGGGGCCGACTTCGGGGCCGACTCGATCAACCGCGAGACCACTCCCGTGGACGACTTCCTCGCCTACCTGGAACAGGTCCACGAGCTGGCGCGGTCCTACGACTCGTCCCGCGCCTCCAAGCTCACGCTGGAGTGGATGCGTTACCCCAAGTACAACGACTGGAAGTGGCGCGCCAACTTCGAGCTCGTGGACGAAGGCTTCGTCGCGAAGTGCCGTGATGCCGGTCTCCGGACTTCCAAGCACCACAACTACCAGGATCCCTCCGCCGGGCTGACGATCCACGTGGATCACCTGTGCGCCACGGCGAACGCCTACCTCCTGGAAGGGGCGGGGAAGGGCGCCGAGATCGAACTCGGTGACCTGGGTGGTTGGTGCGGTGATCTGATCACCTTCTACGGCGAGTGGGTCCGGGACGAGGACGAGAACAAGGACGGCCACAAGTACGCCATGGACCGGCTGGCGAAGTCGAACGTGCGGACGACGTTCATGCTCAGCGACCTGATCGAGGACGTCGACGGCTACCACATCGGCACTGCGGTCAAGGCGGGCGCGAACGTGGTGACCGAGTTCCGGAACCTGCTCAGCGGTGGTGGACACCAGTCCCGTTTCGGCAGGTTCTTCTCCGAGCGGTACGGCAGTACGACGGAGGTCGTGAACGGTGCTGTGGAATGCTTGACCGGCGTGCCCGCCGCCCCGGACGACGCCGTGAAGTACGCGGCTTCCCGCGAGGGGCTGATCATCAAGCAGAGCGGCGAGCTCATCGATCCGGCGTCCATAACCTCCTCCGATCTGCGGGACTTCTGCCAGGGCTACGCCGACACCCTCAACTCACTGCGCGGCTTGGAAGGCCAATGA